accttgagattatCAGCCCAtgtactaccatctttaggtccttcaaTTCTAGGAAAAGCCACAACTGGCGTGTCAGCCAAAGCTAataataagcactcctgaccatctgAGCTGACATTTGGACAGACATATCCAGGAGGACTCTTAAGCTGGGAACACAATTTTTCAAAGAGAGAAAAACTAGCTGATACCCTTTAACCCTAGGAGGACATTTGGGAGCAATCATGCCAATAGCTCTGATTACCTCCTCCAGGAATATATTCAGAAAATACACGCTATCCTTAggtaaggctgtttttgaagataTGGAGAAGTATATTTGGGTGTCAACATATTGATAACACCCAGCCCCATACTTCCAGATAATTTTTCCAGcaatttcatgtaaatgttaaaaagcattggggataatATACCCCCTTGTGGAAtaccacataacagctcctttttttggGGAGCAGCTATcctcaagcaccaccatctggaacctgcctgagaggtacgaccagaaccactgcagcacattcccagcccctccaggtgttccagaaggataccctgGTCGATGGCATCAAATGCTGCTGAGAGATAGATGCACCAATGGGGACGCACTCCCTCTGTCAGTGTTAAGATGGAGTTGGAGGACCACTGCCTTCTTGACCACCTTTCCCAAGAAAGGAAGATTGGACACTGGCCTGTTAAAATCTAGAAAATCCAGGGAAGGCTTTTTCAGCAGGGGTGTAAttgctgcttcttttaaacaggatggaaaattcCCTACTCTGAGAGATGCATTTATAATATGTTGTATTTGAAattgaattgcatctcctcccaGGATGACCAGCCAAGAGGGGCAGGGATTGAGAAAACTGGTTGTTCCCATCTCGCAGCAGCTGGTCCATATTCGCAGTACTCatcaattgaaactgatccagtgtaatcccactcacagagttgctggaAACTATTATCAACTTCTGTTCCAATTACAACATCTAAATCGGCTCTTATTCCagaatttttatctgtgaaatggtttttaaaggaatcacagtgagctactgaaTCAGGTTCAGAGGGGAGGGTACCTAAGGTTGACTTTGCACTTTCTTGGATAGCTCAGCTGGACATTAATTCACAGACACAATATATAGAgagaataaatgttttttttgCAGCATACAATGATACCCTATAGGAACAGAGATGCTCTCTACCTTGTGTCTTGCCACATAGAAGTTGAGTTTTCTGCCATTTGTGCTCCATTTGTCATCCTTCCTGTTTCAGTTCCCTGAGAGTTTCTGTATACTAGGGAGCTTGGTTAGTAACAGGTCAGAGAGGACATTTGGGAGTGATCATGGTAATAACTCTAGTTAGACTTTAATTGCACTTATTGACCAGGGATTCCACAGGATTGTCAGTGGTGCTACCCATAGAActccctaaggcagtggttctcaacctgtgggtccgcagatgtttggccttcaactcccagaaatcctaacagctgctaaactggctgggatttctgggagttgtagactaaaacacctggggactcacagcttgaaaaccactgctctaaggcctCCTGGAATCTCAAGGAATCTCGATCTCCATTAGCCTTTAAGGATTGAGTATTTAAATAGGGATAGGTTGTATCTGTGATACTAGCCTTGACCAGAAAATAGGCAACCTCCATAACAACATGGAGGTATTGGTCACTTCCATCCACAGATCCACATGTTCCAAACTGAAGGGTATAAAAAGTGTAGGTCCAGAGACCGATTGAGATAGGTCCATATTTGTCATGGATACTACAAACTCCCAAGCTGCGTGTAGAAACTGCCCTCCTGTGgtatgttgaagtcccccagagGCAAAGGTTTCGGGTGACTTCAACAGCACCTGTTCTGCAAGCTTGGTCAGGGAGGCAGTGGAGTGGACACTATACTAACAGAATCCCCAGTCTGTCCCTGATATTCAGACTCAAGTACACATATTCAATGTGATTCAGTTCCCTAGTAGGTCATCTGGTCAGATCAAGATGGTCTTTATAGTCCGCGGATATTTCCCACCCACACACTTTTCCCTCACCTGCTCACTAACACAGTATCCAGCTATCATCTCCCAGCCAAGCTTCAGTGAAGTATGACAGATCAGGTCTCTCATCTTTGAGGAAATTATAGATGATATGGGTTTTATTTTTAACCAACCTGGCATGGCTTAAGAGCAATATGAGGTTTTGCAGGTGACCTGGCTCGTTTTCCAAGTTCCCAAAGCTGGCAGGGTGACTGGAAGGGTAAGATAGATGTTaaacatctttctctccttcctctgtgATAGCATGTGCCTCTGCCATCACCATATCTTCCTCTGCCATGTACAGCTTGTTTTGCCACTCCAATTTCCTTATAAAtgttattaaaaacaaataacaaacaggacccaaaaaaaaaacctcttatcACACCATACTAGTTCATGGATGTGGTTTCCAATCAAATGGGCCAATTAGTTGGTTATTCTAACAGAACTCTTCTCCCATTAAGGCACTGCCTTATAAACAGCTCAGTAGCTCCAGGTTGTCTTCGCCTTGCTTTCCAGTTCTTCATCTGGCACTCTCTCTGCCAGCTGGTGCATTAGTCCTAAAGGAGTTGGCATCCACCCAAATGAACTGATAGAAATTTTGTGTACACATACAGTATACAACCTAAAATAGAACAAAAATAAACTCTCCTTTCAGCCAGGAAGGTATAGCCCAGCCAGGCAAAGCAAAAAAGCAGCAGCAGTTGGGTGGGAAAGTGCTTACCTTTGGGCTTTCTCTTTTGGCAGAAGCTTTTGAATCTCTCAGGTCCTGTTGGACTGAACCTGTCTGTCTAAAGAACATGACTACACAAACACATTTGTTTTCACAACCAGTCACCTTAGAAGCCCCTTAGCTTCAAAAGTGTTGCCTTTGACAAGAAGTAAAAGTAATGGGAGAAATtttgcatacatatatatttaaagacaTTTCTTGGATGGAAATCAAATTGCtatctcactttaaaaaaaacttcacaaaAACCAATAGCACAAAACACCATTACGAAATAAGAGTAATTAAAAGCCGGTTAGTAGATCCCAATAATGACATGCCCCACTTCCTGCTTATCAGATGCAGCATGCCGAGAAAGTCAGCCCCTGAGAGAAAAAATATCTGGAAAGTAGTTAGCATGCCTGTAAAAAAGATTGTTATTACCTGAAGGgtaaataccccaaaggcaccagatcccatctaataccagaagctaagcagggtcagctctgccGATTAGTTGGAACGAACaccaggtgctgcaggctatattttagaggaagaaactgCAAAAGTCTGTGTATCTCTTGTCTAAGAcatccctatgaaattaatggactTGTCATGAATTGAGTGACACACAAACAAGTTTGTCCAGGTAGTAAGTTATGCTGTTTTGTAATAGTAACTGCAACATGAGGTGCAAAGGCACTTCACAGCTTGGATATTTCACTAGTAATTTATCTATAACTATCCACGCACCATGGCCTAACCTCCTTAGCTTTATTCTCTTGCCTATCAAATGGTATTTCTTCAAATAATCTTTCAGTTTCGTACTAAGAACCTAGCCTATTTAATGAAAGTAATCAGTTTCTTATTTTTTATGTTTCTCACACTAAAACGTAGCTCTGTACATCCCAAGACTGTGTTCCCATGTCCTCTCTTACCATCATGGTAATTAACTGCTGCTTTTTACTCTTGTAGTGTTTGCCCAGTTTATTTTCTCCTCGCTCTACCACCATGGCATTACCAAAGTTATCccaagtcacagggaggaggggaaaagattgttttctgctgccctggagactaggacgcggaacaatggcttcatactacaggaaaggagattccacctgaacattaggaataacttcctaactgtgagagcaggAACTGTTTGCCCTGCAGTGttgtgggggctccttctttggaggcttttaaacagagactgggtgaccacctgtcaggggtgcttagaaTGGTGTTTTCccgtttcttggcagaatggggttggactgaatagcccacaaggtctcttccaactctatgattctacaagatgGTCCTCTGTATTTCACATTCAGAAGACATGATGAGCCCTTCACTTGACATCATCATAGCATTGTGATTGTGCTTGATCTGCCAGAAACCTGGACCAGAGAGCTCCAACTCAGTTTTCCATATTGTGGAATATAgttctataattctgtagtgagAAAGGATCAGAGAATTGGCCATTCAGCATAGTAACCCAGATGGCAGGTTAATATCCTCCCCATACCTTGAGGGCAGCAGGCTAGTTCAGGGGCCTCGGGGGTGGGCCATGTGAACTACACAGCTATGAATGGGCTCAGGAGAAACACCAGAGCTCCCCAGCATCAGTTTCCCAGAGCAGTCCCCTTGCCCTGCCTAATAAGAATGATCCTCCCGACCTTCTAAATTCTGTTTTGCATAAAACAGCCTTCTGGTATATGGGTAACAATTAAATTAAATGGGTGGGTCATACAGCATTTTAACTATCCTTATCACAATATAGATATATTTTGGTTAACAgagtagatgtgttcctgggcattatTTTCATTAAAGGAAACGTTGTTACCAAAGacagaaataatatggaaagtATAGGATAGGTTCTTACGCAACAAAAAGAACAAATTAACATATTTTATCAAACTTTATATTCAAAACTAATAAACATGTgggtgtgaaatgaaacaaccagtcAGGTAAGCCATgacaaagtaaaataattttttgtattgtcaaaggctttcatggccagaatcactgaggacctcacaacctctgaggatgcctaccatagatgcaggtgaaacgtcaggagagaatgcttctagaacatggccatacagcccgaaaaacctacaacaacccaataatttttTGCATTATCCAGAGCCTTGAAGTCTTGTTCCATAATGCAGCCAGATATGGCTTGTTCCtattatttccattttggtgcCCAAAATTTCAGTTCTGTGCTATTTTAATGCATTGGCACAGGGGTGAGGTAGACTTAACTTTtctctgttttgttgttcacacATACTCTTAGAGAAATTGTGGAGAGCTGCTGTAGACAGGCACACACATCTACAGCAAGATCGGCTGGAGTGGAATCCAATTCTTTGCCAGCTTCAGCTTTATTGCATTGTCTACTACAGACTGTAATTTGACTCTGAAAATCTGTGTTTCTGCAGTCATCTTTCACCTTCTTTACAAAACTAACGCTGCTTCAAAACAACCCTTCCAGCTAAGAGAATAAAAACTAAAAAGGAGGGCTGGGCAGCAAGAAACAAAACTCAAGTGAAAAGGGGATACTTTGTTAACGGAGGGGTGCCTTTGATTCTTATGCAACTGAAGTTTCTACTCTAATCCTGGTGTGTTTTTTTCAGGGCCCCTTTGCAGTATTTTGGTGGAACGATTTGGCTGCAGGGTCACTGTCATGCTgggaggccttctcagtggtgtggGCATGGTTGCCAGTGCTTTCTCCAGGTCTATTAGTCAGCTGTACATAACAGCTGGATTCATCACCGGTGAGTATTGCCAAAATGctatatgccagtgtttctcaatctgtgggtccacaggtgctttggcctacaattcccagaaatcccagccagtttaccagctgttaggatttcttggagttgaaggctaaaacatctggggactcacaggttgagaaccactgttgtagacctAGGTATGAATAGTCAGAAATCCTACTGGGTTCATTAAAACCTACTACCAGGAAAGTGTCTCTCAGACCATGAATATAAAGATTGTGATCCTGCTTCAGCCATTATTTCAATTCTACATATTCTGCATAACCTGTCATAACCCATCAAATCTTAGTATTGGGTATCTTCATAATTAAATTAGCATTAAGCCACTGTGATTAGAAAGCACTTGCTgaaatttctttctaaaaatcTCATAACTAAAGCACTGTTTTTAAACAGCAGTCACCCTTGTCCCTAACATGCATACATAAAATGGATGACATTGCTAGAAGCTCATTTTTGTATACTAATAATTTAGAATGGGTATAGAAATTGgtcagataaaaaaaaaatccatcatttGGGAACACTTTCATAGTGATCACATAGCCTCATGTGATCTCACACTGAGACCAGAGATTGTAAAGACATGGAGAGCAAAACTATACTCCACCCCGTCCCCCTTAAGTAAAGCccctgattttttgtgtgtgtcaggagtgacttgagaaccgtggagctcctggtggcgcaattggttaaacccttgtgccagtgggactgaagaccgacaggtcagaggttcaaatctggggagagtgcggatgagctccctatgtcagctccagctccccatacggggacattagagaagcctcccacaaggatgttaaaacatcaaaaaaaaacatccaggcatcccttgggcaaagtccttgcagatggccaatttctcacaccagaagcaacttgtgacTTGCAAAGCCCCTGATATCAGAGATAGACAAATACTTAGTATTGAGATAGATGCTACTAGATACTTTGTCTGCCTGCCTCTTTCTGAGTTTAGCATGTTCTAAGTCTGTGTCCTGcaatctcttctttcttcctctaaaGGCTTGGGATCATGTTTCAGCTTCCAGGCAGGGATCACTGTGCTTGGTTACTACTTCGTACGCCGGCAAGCCCTTGCCAATGCGCTGGCCTCCACGGGTGTCTCCATTGGCTTGACGCTGTGGCCGCTGATCTCCCAGTACCTGCTTGATGAGATGGGCTGGAGAAACACTTTCCTCATCTTCGGGGGAGTGCTGTTGAACTGCTGTGTGTGTGGAGCTGTGATGAGGCCAGTCCCAGTGAAGGCCCCAGAACCAACACCAAAGCCCTGCCCTGGACAGTTGCTAGAAGAGACACACTTGTCCAATGGCAATACCTCATGTCATGAGGAGCCACTGCGTCCATCCAGATGCGCTCCTTGCCTTCAGACCCTACAGAAGTACCTGGCTTTTGACATCTTCTTCAAGAACAAAGGCTACCAGATCTACACCATTGGTGTGTCCTGGATGGTGATGGGATTTGTGCTGCCCCTCATCTACCTGGTGCCCTATGCCATCCTGAATGGAGTGGAGGAGCGCAAGGCAGCACTGCTTGTCTCCATCATTGGCTTCATCAACATCTTCATGCGGCCCATGGCCGGCCTGCTCTCAGGCCTCAGTGTCTTCAATGGCCGGCGGATCTACCTTTTTAGCATGGCTGTCATGTTCAATGGTTTGAGCAACCTTATTTGTGCCATCTCAGCTGAGTACAATGTTCTCGTTTTCTACTGCTTGGTCTATAGTGTGTCCATGAGTATCATAGGCGCACTAATTTTCCAGGTATTAATGGATGTGGTGGAAATGGACCGGTTCTCCAGTGCCTTGGGGCTCTTCACCATCTTGGAGAGTATCACCATTCTCATTGGACCCCCTCTTGCAGGTGAGATGTAAATAGAATTCAGCAGCTGATTTTAATATGGAGAGGCATTTTGGAAAACCAAATTTCAAAAACATATGGAGAAAAGAAAATTATCAAGTTCTATATAAAATCATTATTTCGGGGGTGGAGGGGTTAATGatgttgttcttttaaaaaaactgggtAAAACTGTGGTGTAGcctgggcttttttttttaagaaaaaagagaaaggaaatatcAAATGCTCTGCAAGAATCAGACCCAGATGTTCAAATTGGAATAGATTGGAAATCTGTTTCAAGTAAGAACCAAATCAAGTTGCCTGCTGATATACCATTAATTTGATTGCTGAGTGATGTTCCTGCAGATTTACATCATTAGATAAGATTGAGGGGAGACTTTGGTCTTTGGGTAAAGGGTCTTGAACAACTCAGGATAAAACTATGTTAGCAGAGCTCTTACACCAGTTTTCCTAACATTAATAGGAAAGAAACATGCAAGTACGTTAGGATTCAGAGATTCTGGTCTTGCAACTGCAGTGACAGTTTATTCCTCTTTACTTGTTCCTGGTTGCTCCTCTGACAAATGTCAAAAGTCCATCATTCTTATGGCTGTGTTAGCCTCAGACTGGGCTGCAATCTAtgctgctggactgcaactcccatcatttctaGCCAACATAGCCAAATGATTATGGCGGTTAAGAGCCAAATAAAAGTAGAGGATTGCACATTTCCCATTTCCCCTAGAGAGTGCTATTGGCTCACGGTCTGTTGAACTACTTTACACATCTGGACCATAAGAATGCCAAGTTATGAAACTGTATTGAACAACAAACTTCAAGTTCTCTAGATGTGCCACTCAGAGGTCAAGTTCCACAAGATGTCCAAACCCAATGTAATATGGGATAGACATGATATGGAGTGAGAGAAGAAAATGAGAAcaacaaggaagaaagacaaatgacaaaaagagatggaaggatCCAGAAACAATTGGGAAGCTGCTGAAGGGAAAATAGAATAAGTAATGAGGGAAAGCAGGGAAGCTGACAAGGAGGAAAAACGAAGGTTGTGCAAGAAAGGACTGGAATCATGAGCATCCCAATGCCTGTGATCTAATATCTCTGCCTGAAGGCCTCTTAACATTATCAGGACATGAAGCATAGTGCTTTCAATTTATCAGTCTCAGGGTGACAAAAAAGTAGAGAGACATTGAGAGCAGGTTATTAGTAGCCTATCATGTACATCTTTAAGTTCCAGGTCCATAGCAATACTTCCTTATTATATCTGTATTCTCAATAGACCCATGgtcacattattattatgattttacagATGAAGAAGTGAGTGGAGTCAGTAGGGTTTGCAGCTCATTAATTCGATGGCTGAGCTGGAATTTGGAGGTTCAGCTCCCAATTTTGCTGACCACCTCATCCCAAAACAGATTGCCTCATGCTGCATAAGTAGGCACTAGTTATGATTGGGTAGTTATGATCTACTAGTTATGACTATAGCTGAGGTCAAGGGAGCAAAGAGCAATGGCTTAAAATCACAGATTTAGTCCTATATCTGCCACAGGGTTATAATTAGCTATTCCTTCTCTCCAAGGATCATGATACTTGTAGCATTCTAATACAGAATTCTTCAAATTCTGTAAATTTATTTTGGGTGTGAGAAGAGAGGGAATGACAGTTGAGATGCTGGCATACTTTTGTAGAAACTCAAGGTGAATAATATGTAGTCCAACAGAGGTTattgctgctagaacacagccatgcagcccaaaaaccacacaacaccctaaCAGGGGTTGTTGAGCTATTGATACTGTTTTTCAAGGGGGAGGATGTGACCCATTCTGGTTAGGACCATTAACAGCAAGCTACTTTGTTTTGCCTGGATTCTGTTTCagcttgtttttcctcatccaaccCATTACTTCCTCCAGGCAttaattcagaggagacacactgtTCTTAACTGACCATTAGTGAAGGCATAAAGAAGCATATTATGTCAAATATATAATAGGAATTATTtttttctcggtggtggccccacagcttTGAAGTTCTTTCCCTAGACAGGCCCCCACAgtgtcctcctttcatagggacttgaagacgtcactcttcaatcaagcctttgagaatgtttaATCCCTAGTTGTCCTGCTAGTAGTGGCACatcttgcactttatcccatggcttctctccattactgcagctggcacttattttattcctaatgtttacagaTTGGCCATGTTTTCAGCAATTTACCACCACAGTTAGAGGACCGCAGTTTGATTAAGTTTGAGTTGATGTTTTTTATATAtgcatgttttttattttattgtatttaattttgtgtttgctcttatgttttgtttttaggcactttgtgctctCTGTAAGCCGACCTGTGTCCCTTtaggcctattattattattattattattattattattattattattattattatgaaagagTGGGGAAGGGCACCACAGAGATAGCTCTGTTCATTGTATGATGAGATCTTCTGCCCATGGCGGttagcatttttaaagaaaataggaATTCTATTGAGATGTAGAAAACTGAACCTCAACATGTTTTGGGCTGAACTTTTGTTGCTTTTGTTTCTAGGTCTTCTAGTGGATCTATTGGGTCACTATAGCTATGTCTTTTATGCTTCCTGCTTCTTTATGGTCACAGCAGCTCTCTTCATGGGTATTAGCTTCTGCACCATGGAAGCAAAAGCCAAATTGAAAGAAACTAATAAGCCACCACTTGAGAACCCACCCAGGGGCAAGTACACAGAGGTGCCAGCTGAACTGGAGCCCGAGAAAAATGGCCCTCCAGACGTCACCTATGTCACAAGCATCTGAATCCAGAGGAGCTGGAGAAGCATTTCATTCCTCACAAATGCAAGAGATCTGGAggcagaagggaaaaagaagtgCCTCATCCTTTCCTACTCCCTCTGGTACTCACATGTTTCCTGCTGTAACCTTCTCCTCAACCATGTTGGGCTCAGGTTTCTAAATGAGGCATCTAGATTGGACAATTGGAGTTCAAAGCCCTCCAGAAATCCAAAGAGCACTTTAAACAAAATATTCAGGATGCACGGGGTCAAACAAAGACATTGGCTGGTAATGAGGTAATATCAATTTTACTTGAAGCACAGCCATTTTTATTATGATTGTGAGGTTTCCATTTCATATTCCAGTACATATAAATGAAAAGACTTATTCACTCTTCAAGTTATGAATTACAACCATTTCTTAATAAAAAGGCCAATCCAGCAAGGGACTTCCAACATGTTTCTGGACAGGCCCATCTGCCAGAGCTGAACTCAAGGAGAAGCCCACCGGATGACCCTCTTCAAGCACAAAAGACGAGCTCTTCCTTACGGGGCCTTACTGCTAGGCTCCTTGAATGTTACACAGAATTTTTCATTCCTGCTGTATGATCTGGGACCAGTTGCTATATAAATATATCAC
This genomic interval from Anolis sagrei isolate rAnoSag1 chromosome 2, rAnoSag1.mat, whole genome shotgun sequence contains the following:
- the SLC16A5 gene encoding monocarboxylate transporter 6; this encodes MPNERRTTLSASKVQDQGWAWVVLAATVLVQALTLGFPSCVGVFFKDLQDDFQASNSETSWFPSIMTAVLHAGGPLCSILVERFGCRVTVMLGGLLSGVGMVASAFSRSISQLYITAGFITGLGSCFSFQAGITVLGYYFVRRQALANALASTGVSIGLTLWPLISQYLLDEMGWRNTFLIFGGVLLNCCVCGAVMRPVPVKAPEPTPKPCPGQLLEETHLSNGNTSCHEEPLRPSRCAPCLQTLQKYLAFDIFFKNKGYQIYTIGVSWMVMGFVLPLIYLVPYAILNGVEERKAALLVSIIGFINIFMRPMAGLLSGLSVFNGRRIYLFSMAVMFNGLSNLICAISAEYNVLVFYCLVYSVSMSIIGALIFQVLMDVVEMDRFSSALGLFTILESITILIGPPLAGLLVDLLGHYSYVFYASCFFMVTAALFMGISFCTMEAKAKLKETNKPPLENPPRGKYTEVPAELEPEKNGPPDVTYVTSI